A portion of the Novosphingobium sp. KA1 genome contains these proteins:
- a CDS encoding TonB-dependent receptor — MKQKSLMNRAVLLAATSLATFGMASGASAQDATATPADSVAPAGGDEIVITGIRGSQERAVAIKREATSVVDSISAEDIGKLPDVTISDSLQRIPGVQILRSAGEGSTINIRGLPQVVTLMNGETYLGAQSITSVQPNFNDIPSQLFAGADVIKSTTGSLLNSGITGTVNLRTRRPFDLKEGLTLAAAAEGAYGDKTKHKFDPNFNGLISWHNDRFGFMVSAAYSDVRLSNSHNGIQEGYGAALHNEGTADATSNGGFSPSFRPRGTAVAGGVDVNGDGDSNDAFIVPQGFTGWNKINQRQRLGINGSAQWLINDALTLTGDAFFTKQTEHDRTAGFQMQDVNWQAAEFVPGASRDTGATYVGGDGRTYNINTTQVYNYDLGNFDSYAQTDRYRSQSQNYNLELKFDNGGPFKATLRGVYGKAHQYYDQSYLQFSLSDGQQWQPGGVGHYPTGDRVFNANGYTVNTIAGLNSLPAVVDFTGNKPVFTLPSQLLDSLGDMSNYALKTMSSEGNYRKNGDMKVLRADGSYEASPDLTISFGGRYSERSVSDYEFDRAAPLYAGQASDPNGCLVKWKAFDVPMSNSSCSAGDASGYYTAGLTRLATDPTLASMVKLFNPGVAGVPNMYVLDPKAMDNALAFQNSFYPGNVEVMNPGSSYKVGVKQISGYVQTDFHGDLFGLPFSGNAGVKVINTKLDITQYVTGDPQPYGMANTLAGSVNTKRSFTDILPAFNVAFDLAQNLKLRVAMSRTMTLLDLNQWGGGLTPNYAIDTSIPGTPVFRVTGGSQSGNPQLDPWRATNVEGSLEYYLGRGSLLSVGAFHISVDSFIQSGNVIRTDLPDNDGVVRGRTVSISTPVQGTGGTLQGVEAGAKLSFLDLRFMPDFLRNFGIDSNFTYSPSDTGKKDLSGSTIPFQDNSKIQTNLALFYQDSHFQARVAWNYRSERAVQSDFGGISGLELYQAPTNYIDASVSYDITPNVTIYGQGSNLTGEYEKYYLTWKDQKAYNNVFERRFTVGARVKF, encoded by the coding sequence ATGAAGCAGAAGAGCTTGATGAATCGTGCCGTCCTGCTGGCGGCGACGTCGCTCGCCACGTTCGGCATGGCCAGCGGCGCATCGGCGCAGGACGCTACGGCAACCCCTGCCGATAGCGTTGCCCCCGCCGGCGGCGACGAGATCGTCATCACCGGTATCCGCGGTTCGCAGGAACGCGCCGTCGCGATCAAGCGCGAGGCGACCTCGGTGGTCGATTCGATCTCGGCCGAAGACATCGGCAAGCTGCCCGACGTCACCATTTCCGACTCGCTCCAGCGCATCCCGGGCGTGCAGATCCTGCGCAGCGCGGGCGAAGGTTCGACCATCAACATTCGCGGCCTGCCGCAGGTGGTCACGCTGATGAACGGCGAAACCTACCTCGGCGCCCAGTCGATCACGTCGGTCCAGCCCAATTTCAACGACATTCCCTCGCAGCTCTTCGCCGGCGCGGACGTCATCAAGTCGACCACCGGCAGCCTGCTCAATTCGGGCATCACCGGCACCGTCAATCTGCGCACCCGCCGCCCGTTCGACCTCAAGGAAGGCCTGACCCTCGCGGCGGCCGCCGAAGGCGCCTATGGCGACAAGACCAAGCACAAGTTCGACCCGAACTTCAACGGCTTGATCTCGTGGCATAACGACCGGTTCGGCTTCATGGTCTCGGCCGCCTATTCGGACGTGCGCCTGTCGAACTCGCACAACGGCATCCAGGAAGGCTACGGCGCCGCGCTGCATAACGAAGGCACCGCCGACGCCACTTCGAACGGGGGCTTCTCGCCCTCGTTCCGTCCGCGCGGCACCGCCGTTGCCGGCGGCGTCGACGTCAACGGTGACGGCGATTCAAACGATGCCTTCATCGTGCCCCAGGGCTTCACCGGCTGGAACAAGATCAACCAGCGCCAGCGTCTGGGCATCAACGGCTCGGCGCAGTGGCTGATCAACGACGCGCTGACCCTGACCGGCGACGCCTTCTTCACCAAGCAGACCGAGCATGACCGCACCGCCGGTTTCCAGATGCAGGACGTCAACTGGCAGGCGGCGGAATTCGTGCCCGGCGCCTCGCGCGATACCGGCGCGACCTATGTCGGCGGCGATGGACGCACCTACAACATCAACACCACGCAGGTGTACAACTACGATCTGGGCAACTTCGATTCCTACGCCCAGACCGACCGCTATCGCTCGCAGTCGCAGAACTACAACCTTGAGCTGAAGTTCGACAACGGCGGCCCGTTCAAGGCGACCTTGCGCGGCGTCTACGGCAAGGCCCACCAGTACTACGACCAGAGCTACCTGCAGTTCAGCCTCTCGGACGGCCAGCAGTGGCAGCCCGGCGGCGTCGGCCACTACCCGACCGGCGACCGCGTGTTCAACGCGAACGGCTACACGGTCAACACGATCGCGGGCCTGAACTCGCTGCCCGCCGTCGTGGACTTCACTGGCAACAAGCCGGTCTTCACGCTGCCCTCGCAGTTGCTGGACAGCCTGGGCGACATGAGCAACTATGCGCTCAAGACGATGTCGTCGGAAGGCAACTACCGCAAGAACGGCGACATGAAGGTCCTGCGCGCGGATGGCTCCTATGAAGCCAGCCCCGACCTCACGATCAGCTTCGGTGGCCGCTATTCGGAACGCTCGGTCAGCGATTACGAGTTCGACCGCGCGGCTCCGCTCTATGCCGGGCAGGCCAGCGACCCGAACGGCTGCCTCGTGAAGTGGAAGGCCTTCGACGTGCCGATGAGCAACAGCTCGTGCAGCGCGGGCGATGCCTCTGGCTACTACACGGCAGGGCTCACCCGCCTTGCCACCGATCCGACGCTGGCCAGCATGGTCAAGCTGTTCAACCCCGGCGTTGCCGGTGTGCCGAACATGTACGTGCTCGACCCCAAGGCGATGGACAACGCGCTGGCATTCCAGAACAGCTTCTACCCGGGCAACGTCGAGGTCATGAACCCCGGCTCGTCCTACAAGGTGGGCGTCAAGCAGATCTCGGGCTATGTCCAGACCGACTTCCACGGCGACCTCTTCGGCCTGCCGTTCTCGGGTAATGCGGGCGTCAAGGTGATCAACACCAAGCTCGACATCACCCAGTACGTGACCGGCGATCCGCAGCCTTACGGCATGGCCAACACGCTGGCCGGATCGGTCAATACCAAGCGCAGCTTCACCGACATCCTGCCTGCCTTCAACGTCGCCTTCGACCTTGCGCAGAACCTCAAGCTGCGCGTGGCGATGTCGCGCACGATGACGCTGCTCGATCTCAACCAGTGGGGCGGCGGCCTGACCCCGAACTATGCGATCGACACCAGCATTCCGGGCACCCCGGTGTTCCGCGTGACCGGCGGCAGCCAGAGCGGCAACCCGCAGCTCGATCCCTGGCGCGCCACCAATGTCGAGGGTTCGCTGGAATATTACCTCGGCCGCGGCAGCCTGCTGAGCGTCGGCGCCTTCCACATCAGCGTCGACAGCTTCATCCAGAGCGGTAACGTCATCCGCACCGACCTGCCGGACAACGACGGTGTCGTGCGCGGCCGCACGGTGTCGATCAGCACGCCGGTTCAGGGTACGGGCGGCACGCTGCAGGGCGTGGAAGCGGGGGCCAAGCTCTCGTTCCTCGATCTCAGGTTCATGCCGGACTTCCTGCGCAACTTCGGTATCGACAGCAACTTCACCTACTCGCCGTCCGATACCGGCAAGAAGGACCTGTCGGGCAGCACGATTCCGTTCCAGGACAACTCGAAGATCCAGACCAACCTGGCGCTGTTCTACCAGGACTCGCACTTCCAGGCCCGCGTCGCGTGGAACTACCGTTCGGAGCGTGCCGTGCAGTCCGACTTCGGCGGCATTTCCGGCCTCGAACTCTACCAGGCGCCGACCAACTACATCGACGCTTCGGTCAGCTACGACATCACGCCGAACGTGACGATCTACGGCCAGGGTTCGAACCTTACCGGCGAGTACGAGAAGTACTACCTCACCTGGAAGGACCAGAAGGCCTACAACAACGTGTTCGAACGCCGCTTCACCGTGGGTGCGCGCGTCAAGTTCTAA
- a CDS encoding tryptophan halogenase family protein, which yields MAPDTVSQPIRSILIVGGGTAGWMAANLLATRLRRLPIEITLVESPDIGTVGVGEATVPAIRDYFKAIGVTEAEVMQASQGTVKLGIEFRDWRAPGTSFFHPFGRYGVDAFSVPFHQYWLKRRMAGDETPLAEYCLPTQAAMRNLMLLPPEQPVNDLGVFDWAIHFDAGLFARFLAERARDTLGVRHVQGTISAASRDGESGRIASVALSDGRSLEADLFVDCSGFRSLLLGQTLEVPYEDWTHLLPCDRAVAMPCAHGDELTPYTRSTAREAGWQWRIPLQHRVGNGYVYSSRHISDDEATATLIASLEGEALAEPNMLRFRTGHRTKVWEKNCVALGLAAGFLEPLESTSIVLIQSGIERLLAHFPDRDFDPSLADEFNRITALEYARIRDFLLLHYWGGQRDETMWRECRSLDLPETLAQRIRAYKGAGKLPRFEWDSFQPPSWLSMFAGFGITPARYDPLADQFTAEELGGTFAQMRAAIARAVSLAGSHEQFIAETCAAPAAQHSAHQPA from the coding sequence ATGGCGCCAGATACAGTCAGTCAGCCGATCCGTTCCATCCTGATCGTCGGCGGCGGCACGGCGGGCTGGATGGCGGCCAACCTCCTGGCCACGCGCCTGCGCCGCCTTCCAATCGAAATCACCCTGGTCGAAAGCCCCGACATCGGCACCGTCGGTGTGGGCGAGGCGACCGTTCCCGCGATCCGTGACTACTTCAAGGCCATCGGCGTGACCGAGGCCGAAGTCATGCAGGCATCGCAGGGCACCGTGAAGCTGGGCATCGAATTCCGCGACTGGCGGGCGCCGGGCACCAGCTTTTTCCATCCCTTCGGCCGCTACGGTGTCGACGCCTTCTCGGTGCCGTTCCACCAGTACTGGCTGAAACGCCGCATGGCGGGCGACGAGACGCCGCTGGCCGAATATTGCCTGCCGACGCAGGCGGCGATGCGTAATCTCATGCTGCTGCCGCCCGAGCAGCCGGTTAACGACCTTGGCGTGTTCGACTGGGCGATCCATTTCGACGCGGGCCTGTTTGCCCGTTTCCTCGCCGAGCGCGCGCGTGACACGCTGGGCGTGCGCCACGTGCAGGGCACGATCTCTGCCGCCAGCCGCGACGGCGAGAGCGGGCGCATCGCCTCGGTTGCGCTGAGTGACGGGCGCAGCCTCGAGGCCGACCTGTTTGTCGATTGTTCGGGCTTCCGCAGTCTCTTGCTGGGCCAGACGCTGGAGGTCCCTTACGAGGACTGGACGCACCTCCTGCCGTGCGACCGGGCGGTGGCGATGCCCTGCGCCCACGGCGACGAACTCACCCCCTATACCCGCAGCACCGCGCGCGAGGCGGGTTGGCAGTGGCGCATTCCGCTGCAGCACCGGGTCGGCAACGGCTACGTCTATTCGAGCCGCCACATCTCCGACGACGAGGCGACCGCGACGCTGATCGCCAGCCTTGAGGGCGAGGCGCTGGCCGAGCCCAATATGCTGCGTTTCCGCACCGGCCACCGGACGAAAGTGTGGGAGAAGAACTGCGTCGCCCTCGGGCTGGCGGCGGGCTTCCTCGAACCGCTGGAATCGACATCGATAGTCCTCATCCAGAGCGGCATCGAGCGCCTGCTCGCGCATTTCCCGGACCGCGATTTCGATCCTTCGCTGGCGGACGAATTCAACCGCATCACCGCGCTCGAATATGCGCGCATCCGCGACTTTCTTTTGCTGCACTACTGGGGCGGACAGCGGGACGAGACGATGTGGCGTGAGTGCCGTTCGCTCGATCTGCCGGAAACGCTGGCCCAGCGTATCCGCGCCTACAAGGGGGCGGGCAAGCTGCCGCGCTTCGAGTGGGATTCGTTCCAGCCGCCGAGCTGGCTGTCGATGTTTGCCGGCTTCGGGATCACGCCCGCGCGCTACGACCCGCTGGCCGACCAGTTCACCGCCGAGGAACTGGGCGGCACATTTGCGCAGATGCGCGCCGCCATTGCCCGCGCGGTCTCGCTTGCGGGCAGCCACGAACAATTCATTGCCGAGACCTGTGCAGCGCCCGCTGCGCAGCATTCGGCGCACCAGCCCGCCTAG
- a CDS encoding glycoside hydrolase family 3 protein has protein sequence MRRTLSLLALSCAAVPLASALADAPLPEAATAHPDLWPRAHSVGLVDPETEAKITKLMAQMSVREKVGQMIQPSIAAMKPEELREYPVGSILGGGNDPPLSGNDRGPASDWIATAEAFRQVSIEKRPGHVPIPVIFGMDSVHGNSNVFGATIFPHNIGLGAMRDPALMEKIGEVTAAESAASGFDWAFGPTVTVPQDDRWGRAYEGYSERPEITREYSAAMVRGLQGVPGKSRIQNGNVAASIKHFLADGGTHGGIDQGDAQVPEKDLIELHVPGYVSGIDAGAMTVMASFSSWNGVKNHGNKTLLTDVLKGRLGFEGFTVGDWNAHGQIPGCTNGNCPQTFNAGLDMAMVPNDWKDLFNNTLKQVQDGTIPMARVDDAVRRILRVKFKLGLFDPARPYEHRSELGTPEHRAVARQAAAESLVLLKNNGGLLPIRPGQKVLVTGTHADDIGMQTGGWTMSWQGTGNTNADFPGATSIWGGLKTAIEAAGGTATLSADGKVAGPKPDVAVVVFGETPYAEMVGDISTLEFQPGDKQALAQLKALKAQGIPVVSVFISGRALWVNPEINQSDAFVAAFLPGSEGEGLADVLVARKDGTPNQDFRGKLSYSWPKNAGQFLNNVGQPGYDPQFAYGYGLSYKDKTSVPPLSEVAGLDASLSNVSVYYLPGKVLVPWKLATGGTVAVRNVDGGGTQEGARQLTFTGPGEVRIEGPTVDLSRQSNAMLSLRIDYRIDSKAATAPKLGMGETVLDGAQVFTAAPGQWASVKVSLSCFAKHGADMTKISRPFVLQGDAGQTIAISTVKLDADPTGAICPD, from the coding sequence ATGCGACGGACGCTTTCCCTTCTCGCCCTTTCTTGCGCCGCCGTGCCGCTGGCCTCGGCTCTGGCCGATGCCCCGCTGCCGGAAGCCGCCACCGCGCACCCCGACCTCTGGCCCAGGGCGCATAGCGTCGGCCTCGTTGATCCCGAGACCGAGGCGAAGATCACGAAGCTGATGGCGCAGATGTCGGTGCGCGAGAAAGTCGGGCAGATGATCCAGCCCTCGATCGCCGCGATGAAGCCTGAGGAACTGCGCGAATATCCGGTCGGCTCGATCCTTGGCGGCGGCAACGATCCGCCGCTTTCAGGCAACGACCGGGGGCCGGCCAGCGACTGGATCGCTACCGCCGAAGCCTTCCGTCAGGTCTCGATCGAGAAGCGCCCCGGCCATGTGCCGATCCCGGTGATCTTCGGCATGGACTCGGTTCACGGCAACTCGAACGTCTTCGGCGCCACGATCTTCCCGCACAACATCGGTCTTGGCGCGATGCGCGATCCGGCGCTGATGGAGAAGATCGGTGAGGTGACGGCCGCCGAAAGCGCCGCCTCCGGCTTCGACTGGGCCTTCGGTCCCACCGTCACCGTGCCGCAGGACGACCGCTGGGGCCGCGCCTATGAAGGCTATTCGGAGCGCCCCGAGATCACCCGCGAATACTCCGCCGCGATGGTGCGCGGGCTTCAGGGGGTCCCCGGCAAGAGCCGCATCCAGAACGGCAATGTCGCCGCCTCGATCAAGCACTTCCTCGCCGATGGCGGCACCCATGGCGGTATCGACCAGGGCGACGCGCAAGTGCCCGAAAAGGACCTGATCGAACTGCACGTGCCCGGTTACGTCAGCGGTATCGATGCCGGGGCGATGACGGTCATGGCCAGCTTCTCCTCGTGGAACGGGGTCAAGAACCACGGCAACAAGACGTTGCTCACCGATGTGCTCAAGGGCCGTCTCGGTTTCGAGGGCTTCACCGTGGGCGACTGGAACGCGCATGGCCAGATCCCCGGCTGCACCAACGGCAACTGCCCGCAGACCTTCAATGCCGGGCTCGACATGGCGATGGTGCCGAACGACTGGAAGGACCTGTTCAACAACACGCTGAAGCAGGTGCAGGACGGCACGATCCCGATGGCGCGGGTGGACGATGCGGTGCGCCGCATCCTGCGCGTGAAGTTCAAGCTGGGCCTGTTCGATCCGGCCCGTCCCTATGAGCACCGCAGCGAACTCGGCACGCCGGAACACCGCGCGGTGGCGCGTCAGGCGGCAGCGGAATCGCTGGTGCTGCTCAAGAACAACGGCGGCCTGCTGCCGATCAGGCCGGGCCAGAAGGTGCTCGTCACCGGCACCCATGCCGACGATATCGGCATGCAGACCGGCGGCTGGACGATGTCGTGGCAGGGCACCGGCAACACCAATGCCGATTTCCCCGGCGCCACCTCGATCTGGGGCGGCCTCAAGACCGCGATCGAGGCGGCGGGCGGTACCGCCACGCTGAGTGCCGACGGCAAGGTGGCGGGGCCGAAGCCCGACGTTGCCGTCGTCGTCTTCGGGGAGACGCCTTATGCCGAAATGGTCGGCGACATTTCCACGCTGGAATTCCAGCCGGGCGACAAGCAGGCGCTGGCACAGTTGAAGGCGCTGAAGGCGCAGGGCATCCCGGTCGTCTCGGTGTTCATTTCGGGCCGCGCGCTCTGGGTGAACCCGGAGATCAACCAGTCCGATGCTTTCGTCGCCGCCTTCCTGCCGGGCTCCGAGGGCGAGGGCCTTGCCGACGTGCTGGTCGCCAGGAAGGACGGCACGCCGAACCAGGACTTCCGCGGCAAGCTCAGCTATTCCTGGCCGAAGAACGCGGGCCAGTTCCTCAACAATGTCGGCCAGCCGGGCTACGATCCGCAGTTCGCCTATGGCTACGGCCTGAGCTACAAGGACAAGACTTCGGTTCCGCCGCTGAGCGAAGTGGCCGGGCTCGATGCCTCGCTTTCCAACGTCTCGGTCTACTACCTGCCGGGCAAGGTGCTGGTGCCGTGGAAGCTTGCGACCGGCGGCACGGTTGCGGTCAGGAACGTCGATGGTGGCGGCACACAGGAAGGCGCACGCCAGCTCACCTTCACCGGCCCTGGCGAAGTGCGCATCGAAGGGCCGACGGTCGATCTCAGCCGCCAGAGCAATGCGATGCTGTCCTTGCGCATCGACTACCGTATTGATTCCAAGGCGGCGACGGCGCCCAAGCTGGGCATGGGCGAAACGGTCCTCGACGGCGCACAGGTCTTCACCGCCGCGCCGGGCCAGTGGGCCAGCGTCAAGGTCTCGCTCTCCTGCTTCGCCAAGCATGGTGCGGACATGACGAAGATTTCGCGTCCGTTCGTGCTTCAAGGTGATGCAGGCCAGACGATCGCCATCTCCACTGTCAAGCTCGACGCCGATCCCACCGGCGCGATCTGTCCTGACTAA
- a CDS encoding glycoside hydrolase family 27 protein — protein sequence MSRLAKFAALALSLAPLALTNPALAEEVDQNRLPPSQDPARVANGLAQTPPMGWNSWNKFACNISEKTIRDTADALVATGMKDAGYTYLVIDDCWHGERDAKGFITANAKAFPSGIKALADYVHSKGLKFGIYSDAGAKTCGGRPGSQGHEYQDAITYASWGVDYLKYDWCSTGSRNAEEAYALMSDALRSTGRDVLLSLCEWGTNKPWLWASKIGNIWRTTADITDKWSGKHGYALGMLDIVDLNEPLWPYSAPGHWNDPDMLEVGNGGMTTTEYRSHFSLWAMMASPLIAGNDVANMSADTRAILLNKDVIAVDQDKLGRQGRRVAKDGSGEVWVRTLADGKRAALLFNRGETPVRLTVNWAQLDYPASQSLKLRDLWAHRDLGAMKGSYAATVEPHGVVMVTLTP from the coding sequence ATGTCGCGACTTGCGAAATTCGCCGCGCTCGCCCTGAGCCTTGCCCCTCTGGCCCTCACCAATCCGGCGCTCGCCGAGGAAGTGGACCAGAACCGCCTGCCGCCCTCGCAGGACCCGGCCCGCGTGGCAAACGGTCTTGCCCAGACGCCGCCGATGGGCTGGAACAGCTGGAACAAGTTCGCCTGCAACATCTCGGAAAAGACCATCCGGGACACCGCCGACGCGCTGGTCGCCACCGGCATGAAGGATGCGGGCTACACCTACCTCGTGATCGACGACTGCTGGCACGGCGAGCGTGATGCCAAGGGCTTCATCACCGCCAATGCCAAGGCTTTCCCTTCGGGCATCAAGGCACTGGCGGATTACGTCCACTCGAAGGGCCTCAAGTTCGGCATCTATTCGGACGCCGGCGCCAAGACGTGCGGCGGCCGTCCCGGTAGCCAGGGGCACGAGTACCAGGATGCGATCACGTATGCCTCGTGGGGCGTCGATTACCTCAAGTACGACTGGTGCAGCACCGGCAGCCGCAATGCGGAAGAAGCCTATGCGCTGATGTCCGACGCGCTGCGCTCCACGGGGCGCGACGTGCTGCTCTCGCTTTGTGAATGGGGCACCAACAAGCCCTGGCTCTGGGCCTCGAAGATCGGCAACATCTGGCGCACCACCGCGGACATCACCGACAAGTGGTCGGGCAAGCACGGTTATGCGCTGGGCATGCTCGATATCGTCGATCTCAACGAGCCGCTCTGGCCTTATTCCGCGCCGGGCCACTGGAACGACCCGGACATGCTGGAAGTCGGCAACGGCGGCATGACCACCACCGAATACCGCAGCCACTTCTCGCTCTGGGCGATGATGGCCTCGCCGCTGATCGCCGGTAACGACGTGGCGAACATGAGCGCCGATACCAGGGCGATCCTGCTCAACAAGGACGTGATCGCGGTAGACCAGGACAAGCTGGGCCGTCAGGGGCGCCGCGTGGCCAAGGACGGAAGCGGTGAAGTCTGGGTCCGCACCCTTGCGGACGGCAAGCGTGCCGCTCTGTTGTTCAACCGGGGCGAGACGCCGGTGAGGCTGACGGTGAACTGGGCGCAGTTGGACTATCCGGCGAGCCAGTCGCTCAAGCTGCGCGACCTGTGGGCGCACCGCGATCTCGGCGCGATGAAAGGCAGCTACGCGGCGACGGTTGAGCCGCACGGCGTTGTCATGGTGACGCTGACGCCTTGA
- a CDS encoding SDR family oxidoreductase: MFELIGKTVLITGGGGGIGGGIGGGMASAFAERGARIVLADINLAFAQEEAARLPYETETLLLELDVRSPESWENARRAAETRFGAIDVLCNNAGISTGFKPLLEITPDAFERVMAINVTGVYNGIRTFAPQMIARQSGHIVNTSSMNGLSPFASFAAYSASKFAVLGLSDALREELAPAGVGVSTLFPGLTRSRMSQGDAALQDPERYAAIQANMMDPLWLGRAVVRAVEDNSAYIVTHPEYRDSLASRHARILAAFGESAQPGYRTGASATGTSSR, encoded by the coding sequence ATGTTCGAACTGATCGGAAAGACCGTCCTCATCACCGGTGGCGGCGGCGGCATCGGCGGCGGCATCGGCGGCGGCATGGCATCGGCCTTTGCCGAGCGCGGCGCCCGCATCGTGCTGGCCGACATCAACCTCGCCTTCGCGCAGGAGGAAGCCGCCAGGCTGCCGTACGAGACCGAAACGCTGCTGCTCGAACTCGACGTGCGCTCGCCGGAAAGCTGGGAGAATGCGCGCCGCGCCGCCGAGACGCGCTTCGGCGCCATCGACGTGCTGTGCAACAACGCCGGCATCTCCACCGGCTTCAAGCCCCTGCTGGAGATCACCCCCGATGCCTTCGAGCGCGTCATGGCGATCAACGTCACCGGCGTCTACAACGGCATCCGCACCTTCGCGCCGCAAATGATCGCACGGCAATCGGGCCACATCGTCAACACCTCATCGATGAACGGACTGAGCCCGTTCGCCAGCTTTGCCGCCTATTCGGCCAGCAAGTTCGCGGTTCTTGGCCTGTCCGACGCCCTGCGCGAGGAACTCGCCCCGGCGGGCGTGGGTGTCTCCACGCTGTTCCCCGGCCTTACCCGCAGCCGCATGTCGCAAGGCGATGCCGCCCTGCAGGACCCGGAGCGATATGCCGCGATCCAGGCCAACATGATGGATCCGCTCTGGCTTGGCCGCGCTGTCGTGCGAGCGGTGGAGGACAATAGCGCCTACATCGTCACCCACCCGGAATACCGCGACAGCCTGGCCAGCCGCCATGCGCGGATCCTCGCCGCGTTTGGCGAGTCGGCGCAGCCCGGATATCGCACCGGAGCTTCGGCCACCGGGACCAGTTCCAGATGA
- a CDS encoding aromatic ring-hydroxylating dioxygenase subunit alpha: MTETASRFQRIADADLAWLGSAPVPARAYYDPAYFECEREAVFLRSWIHVGHVCELPEPGSFLRCDLEFARASLLIVRGRDGRIRAFHNVCTHRGTRLVEEASGCRSRFSCPYHRWTFGTDGALISAPDFEAFHLDKQDCALPQVRLQECGGLLFVNFDPDAAPLREWLGSYAERLEQMPVARATTFSQYSYEIAANWKLTYDNFQENYHLRFIHPRSGGAGIGGDNPFGYPAQMDFEGPHRTQRIWSNPEPALLPFQRAAALRGIPALAEQGLLGRPHDRDYLAFFPNLFLIGTPTQPFSHTVYPISADRSRGVVRVYWVGEDRNASHRFAREYSLAQIRDIHCEDIAMIERGQSGLSSGAIRHIHFQGMEALCRHLFNEVDARVQAHAQQTGAVL, encoded by the coding sequence GTGACCGAAACTGCCTCCCGCTTCCAGCGCATTGCCGACGCGGATCTCGCCTGGCTGGGCAGCGCCCCCGTGCCGGCCAGGGCCTACTACGATCCCGCCTATTTCGAATGTGAACGCGAGGCCGTGTTCCTGCGCAGTTGGATCCACGTCGGCCACGTCTGCGAACTGCCCGAACCCGGCAGCTTCCTGCGCTGCGATCTCGAATTCGCCCGCGCCTCGCTGCTGATCGTGCGGGGCCGTGACGGCAGGATCCGGGCCTTCCACAATGTCTGCACCCACCGGGGGACACGGCTGGTCGAAGAGGCTTCGGGATGCCGCAGCCGGTTCAGTTGCCCCTATCACCGGTGGACGTTCGGCACCGACGGCGCGCTGATCTCCGCGCCCGATTTCGAGGCGTTCCATCTCGACAAGCAGGACTGCGCGCTGCCGCAAGTGCGCTTGCAGGAATGCGGCGGGCTGCTGTTCGTCAACTTCGATCCCGATGCGGCGCCCTTGCGCGAATGGCTGGGCAGCTATGCCGAGCGGCTTGAACAAATGCCGGTAGCGCGGGCAACGACCTTCAGCCAGTACTCCTACGAGATCGCCGCCAACTGGAAGCTGACGTACGACAACTTCCAGGAAAACTACCACTTGCGCTTCATCCACCCGCGTTCGGGAGGAGCGGGGATCGGCGGCGACAATCCGTTCGGCTACCCCGCGCAGATGGACTTCGAGGGGCCGCACCGCACCCAGCGCATCTGGTCGAACCCCGAGCCTGCCTTGCTGCCCTTCCAGCGCGCCGCCGCCCTGCGCGGCATTCCCGCACTCGCCGAGCAGGGCCTGCTGGGCCGGCCCCATGACCGCGACTATCTGGCCTTCTTCCCCAACCTCTTCCTGATCGGCACCCCCACCCAGCCCTTCTCGCATACCGTCTACCCGATCTCGGCAGACCGGTCGCGCGGGGTAGTACGGGTCTACTGGGTGGGCGAGGACCGCAACGCCAGCCACCGGTTCGCACGCGAGTATTCGCTCGCCCAGATCCGCGACATCCACTGCGAGGACATCGCCATGATCGAGCGCGGCCAGAGCGGCCTTTCCAGCGGCGCCATCCGCCACATCCACTTCCAGGGCATGGAAGCGCTGTGCCGCCACCTGTTCAACGAAGTCGACGCGCGGGTGCAGGCCCACGCGCAGCAAACAGGCGCCGTCCTGTGA
- a CDS encoding DUF1109 domain-containing protein, with protein MNGPASTEKTTCECLVASLSADLCAVPRHAAARRILTGLGLGLLATGAALGLGLGIRHDLMAAMHGGGFWMKAAYAATLGALGLVATLRLARPDCGPQRKLWLLLLPLALLSVMATVELLHTPRAQWLDMWLGHSWKACAGVVLLLSLPILTGLLWALKRLAPTRLALAGATAGLAAGAWAACLYCLHCPETSAVFVLTWYSLGIALATGLGALLGARLLRW; from the coding sequence ATGAACGGCCCCGCCAGCACCGAAAAGACCACCTGCGAATGCCTTGTCGCCTCGCTGAGCGCGGACTTGTGCGCGGTGCCGCGCCATGCCGCCGCGCGGCGCATCCTGACCGGGCTCGGCCTCGGCCTGCTGGCGACCGGGGCGGCGCTCGGGCTCGGGCTCGGCATCCGGCACGACCTGATGGCGGCGATGCACGGCGGCGGTTTCTGGATGAAGGCAGCCTATGCCGCCACGCTCGGCGCGCTCGGGCTGGTCGCCACCCTGCGCCTGGCACGGCCCGATTGCGGGCCGCAGCGCAAGCTCTGGCTGCTGCTCCTGCCCCTTGCGCTGCTCTCGGTCATGGCCACGGTGGAACTGCTGCACACGCCCCGCGCGCAGTGGCTCGACATGTGGCTCGGCCATAGCTGGAAAGCCTGCGCAGGCGTGGTGCTGTTGCTATCGCTGCCGATCCTGACCGGGCTGCTCTGGGCCCTGAAGCGCCTCGCCCCCACCCGCCTCGCGCTGGCAGGGGCAACCGCCGGTCTTGCCGCCGGGGCCTGGGCCGCCTGCCTCTATTGCCTGCATTGCCCGGAAACCTCGGCGGTCTTCGTGCTGACCTGGTATTCGCTGGGTATCGCGCTCGCCACCGGCCTTGGCGCGCTGCTCGGCGCCCGCCTGTTGCGCTGGTAG